Proteins co-encoded in one Arachis hypogaea cultivar Tifrunner chromosome 11, arahy.Tifrunner.gnm2.J5K5, whole genome shotgun sequence genomic window:
- the LOC112723077 gene encoding probable protein phosphatase 2C 40 isoform X2 codes for MLTPEGEIKISFGYQCNNIERGGIPCEVANRHNILPEVRRTSSFSCLSGAALSANATLANTNLCNGKIGGEILPSWDSPNSFRKVPSSPSLSKLERLSSSLPSSLSYLSCSPSTSSDILEYDPCTFKSMSDPTRTEGFLNATELQVAGGAAGEDRVQAVCSEENGWLFCAIYDGFNGRDAADFLAGTLYDTIISHLNKLFWEFEPVSMVESENLISLGGSPQYNLEQNHSLICDADRSLSHRVLDSLQCALTQAENDFLYMVEQEMEDRPDLVSIGSCVLVVLLHGNDLYTLNLGDSRAVLATCSHGDGRLKAIQLTDSHTVDNEAERATLVANHLDDPKVVVAGKVKGKLKVTRAFGVGYLKKRNLNDALMGILRVRDLTSPPYISTQPSLNVHKISNSDQFVVVGSDGLFDFFSNVEAVKLVESYILSNPLGDPAKFLIEELVARAAHSAADQY; via the exons ATGCTTACTCCTGaaggagaaataaaaataagttttggCTATCAGTGCAACAATATTGAAAGAGGTGGCATCCCTTGTGAGGTGGCAAATCGCCACAACATCCTTCCTGAAGTCCGTAGGACAAGCAGTTTCTCATGCTTGTCAGGTGCGGCCTTAAGCGCAAACGCTACACTCGCCAACACAAACCTCTGCAATGGTAAGATAGGAGGTGAAATTCTTCCAAGTTGGGACTCTCCTAATTCATTTCGCAAGGTGCCCTCTTcaccaagtctttcaaagctgGAAAGGCTATCATCTTCTCTGCCAAGTAGTTTATCTTACCTAAGTTGTAGTCCTTCCACCTCAAGTGATATACTAGAATATGACCCCTGCACATTCAAGTCCATGAGCGATCCTACCAGAACTGAAGGTTTTCTTAATGCTACCGAACTACAAGTGGCGGGAGGAGCTGCTGGTGAAGATAGAGTTCAAGCGGTATGTTCTGAAGAGAACGGATGGCTCTTTTGTGCAATTTATGATGGCTTTAATGGTAGAGATGCAGCTGACTTTCTGGCTGGTACACTCTATGATACCATCATATCTCACTTGAACAAGTTATTTTGGGAATTTGAGCCAGTTTCCATGGTAGAATCTGAAAATTTGATAAGTTTGGGTGGATCCCCTCAATATAACTTAGAGCAGAACCACAGCCTTATTTGTGATGCAGACCGATCCCTTTCACACAGGGTACTTGATAGCCTCCAATGTGCTCTTACTCAAGCTGAGAATGATTTCTTGTACATGGTTGAGCAGGAAATGGAGGATCGTCCAGATTTAGTTTCAATTGGATCTTGTGTTTTAGTTGTGCTTCTTCATGGTAATGATTTGTATACACTTAATCTAGGTGACAGCAGAGCAGTATTGGCAACATGCAGTCATGGCGATGGAAGACTCAAGGCTATCCAGCTTACTGATAGCCATACCGTCGACAATGAAGCCGAAAGAGCTACACTTGTAGCCAATCATCTTGATGATCCCAAGGTTGTTGTAGCAGGAAAGGTGAAAGGGAAGCTCAAGGTTACTCGCGCCTTTGGAGTCGGCTACTTGAAAAAA AGAAATCTCAATGATGCTTTGATGGGAATCCTTCGAGTGCGTGATCTAACAAGCCCTCCATATATTTCCACTCAACCATCACTGAATGTCCATAAAATCTCGAATTCTGATCAATTTGTTGTGGTAGGGAGTGATGGTTTATTCGACTTCTTCAGCAACGTTGAGGCAGTAAAGCTTGTTGAGTCTTATATCTTGAGCAACCCTTTGGGCGATCCAGCAAAGTTTCTCATAGAAGAGCTTGTAGCTAGAGCAGCTCATTCTGCAG CTGATCAATATTGA
- the LOC112723077 gene encoding probable protein phosphatase 2C 40 isoform X1 yields MLTPEGEIKISFGYQCNNIERGGIPCEVANRHNILPEVRRTSSFSCLSGAALSANATLANTNLCNGKIGGEILPSWDSPNSFRKVPSSPSLSKLERLSSSLPSSLSYLSCSPSTSSDILEYDPCTFKSMSDPTRTEGFLNATELQVAGGAAGEDRVQAVCSEENGWLFCAIYDGFNGRDAADFLAGTLYDTIISHLNKLFWEFEPVSMVESENLISLGGSPQYNLEQNHSLICDADRSLSHRVLDSLQCALTQAENDFLYMVEQEMEDRPDLVSIGSCVLVVLLHGNDLYTLNLGDSRAVLATCSHGDGRLKAIQLTDSHTVDNEAERATLVANHLDDPKVVVAGKVKGKLKVTRAFGVGYLKKRNLNDALMGILRVRDLTSPPYISTQPSLNVHKISNSDQFVVVGSDGLFDFFSNVEAVKLVESYILSNPLGDPAKFLIEELVARAAHSAGLTMEELMNIPAGRRRKYHDDVTVMVIMLGMNQRTSKASTCI; encoded by the exons ATGCTTACTCCTGaaggagaaataaaaataagttttggCTATCAGTGCAACAATATTGAAAGAGGTGGCATCCCTTGTGAGGTGGCAAATCGCCACAACATCCTTCCTGAAGTCCGTAGGACAAGCAGTTTCTCATGCTTGTCAGGTGCGGCCTTAAGCGCAAACGCTACACTCGCCAACACAAACCTCTGCAATGGTAAGATAGGAGGTGAAATTCTTCCAAGTTGGGACTCTCCTAATTCATTTCGCAAGGTGCCCTCTTcaccaagtctttcaaagctgGAAAGGCTATCATCTTCTCTGCCAAGTAGTTTATCTTACCTAAGTTGTAGTCCTTCCACCTCAAGTGATATACTAGAATATGACCCCTGCACATTCAAGTCCATGAGCGATCCTACCAGAACTGAAGGTTTTCTTAATGCTACCGAACTACAAGTGGCGGGAGGAGCTGCTGGTGAAGATAGAGTTCAAGCGGTATGTTCTGAAGAGAACGGATGGCTCTTTTGTGCAATTTATGATGGCTTTAATGGTAGAGATGCAGCTGACTTTCTGGCTGGTACACTCTATGATACCATCATATCTCACTTGAACAAGTTATTTTGGGAATTTGAGCCAGTTTCCATGGTAGAATCTGAAAATTTGATAAGTTTGGGTGGATCCCCTCAATATAACTTAGAGCAGAACCACAGCCTTATTTGTGATGCAGACCGATCCCTTTCACACAGGGTACTTGATAGCCTCCAATGTGCTCTTACTCAAGCTGAGAATGATTTCTTGTACATGGTTGAGCAGGAAATGGAGGATCGTCCAGATTTAGTTTCAATTGGATCTTGTGTTTTAGTTGTGCTTCTTCATGGTAATGATTTGTATACACTTAATCTAGGTGACAGCAGAGCAGTATTGGCAACATGCAGTCATGGCGATGGAAGACTCAAGGCTATCCAGCTTACTGATAGCCATACCGTCGACAATGAAGCCGAAAGAGCTACACTTGTAGCCAATCATCTTGATGATCCCAAGGTTGTTGTAGCAGGAAAGGTGAAAGGGAAGCTCAAGGTTACTCGCGCCTTTGGAGTCGGCTACTTGAAAAAA AGAAATCTCAATGATGCTTTGATGGGAATCCTTCGAGTGCGTGATCTAACAAGCCCTCCATATATTTCCACTCAACCATCACTGAATGTCCATAAAATCTCGAATTCTGATCAATTTGTTGTGGTAGGGAGTGATGGTTTATTCGACTTCTTCAGCAACGTTGAGGCAGTAAAGCTTGTTGAGTCTTATATCTTGAGCAACCCTTTGGGCGATCCAGCAAAGTTTCTCATAGAAGAGCTTGTAGCTAGAGCAGCTCATTCTGCAG GTTTGACCATGGAAGAGTTGATGAATATTCCTGCTGGAAGAAGAAGGAAGTACCATGATGATGTGACTGTAATGGTGATCATGCTTGGGATGAATCAGAGGACTTCCAAGGCATCAACTTGCATCTAA
- the LOC112723076 gene encoding uncharacterized protein: MEAKTPRAASEPLKYQTWFLKVSIHCEGCRRKVKKVLRNIDGVFTTTIDPQQQKVTVTGSVGVETLIRKLIKAGKHAEIWPENGAGKDGKPKKRNEQQREAEGVENHHRSPANAESNSVSAKNRGIENADNSSNNNKKTSESKTGGKKSPEKSSGGGASPPEQEKKGKKGGGVEGEGEGEGEGDSVKKNKKKKKKVQSSGIEKNGSSSASSSGAGAHSGSGEGMGQMNLSPTRQQEWAYAYPESESYYYPGAGPLVYLATYNRFCPMAMHGKMGGGPSYYVSPLPYISAGLDHDPYHFQSPPLVPFEIFSDDNANACSLM; the protein is encoded by the exons ATGGAAGCAAAGACTCCTCGTGCTGCCTCAGAACCATTGAAGTATCAG ACATGGTTCTTGAAGGTTTCCATACACTGTGAAGGTTGCAGAAGGAAAGTAAAGAAAGTTCTACGCAACATTGATG gTGTTTTCACTACAACAATTGATCCCCAACAGCAGAAGGTTACAGTGACGGGAAGTGTTGGTGTTGAGACTCTCATAAGGAAACTGATCAAAGCTGGGAAGCACGCTGAGATTTGGCCGGAAAATGGCGCCGGAAAGGACGGGAAACCGAAGAAGAGGAACGAACAACAAAGAGAAGCAGAAGGCGTGGAGAACCACCATCGTTCCCCTGCAAATGCTGAATCAAACTCTGTCTCTGCCAAAAACAGGGGAATTGAAAATGCAGACAACTCaagcaacaacaacaagaagaccAGCGAGTCCAAAACCGGCGGCAAAAAGTCGCCGGAGAAGTCTTCGGGAGGTGGTGCCTCACCACCAGAGCAAGAGAAGAAGGGTAAGAAGGGTGGTGGTGTtgaaggtgaaggtgaaggtgaaggtgaaggGGATTCagtgaagaagaataagaagaagaaaaagaaggttcaGAGTAGTGGAATTGAAAAGAATGGGTCGAGTTCAGCATCATCAAGCGGTGCAGGTGCACACAGTGGATCAGGAGAGGGAATGGGGCAGATGAATCTGAGCCCTACACGTCAGCAAGAATGGGCATATGCGTATCCAGAATCAGAATCTTACTACTACCCAGGAGCAGGACCTTTGGTGTACCTAGCAACATATAACAGATTTTGTCCCATGGCCATGCATGGCAAAATGGGTGGTGGTCCTTCTTACTATGTTTCACCATTGCCCTACATCTCTGCAGGTCTTGACCATGACCCTTACCACTTTCAATCTCCACCGTTGGTTCCCTTTGAGATCTTCAGTGATGACAATGCTAATGCCTGTTCTCTTATGTGA